The Zalophus californianus isolate mZalCal1 chromosome X, mZalCal1.pri.v2, whole genome shotgun sequence genome window below encodes:
- the CRLF2 gene encoding cytokine receptor-like factor 2: MHHFKVYDPVDFSAFLMSKHYLSLNMFIFGLQGGSVGHEGTDLLLTLSCLSASMGTVFLPWASAALFLLVVVSILGDWALEGALQLQIINFNFEVVQVTWNASKFSGTNLTFLYKLSSDKTSSQCSNYILQQSHTAGCLLEAKKDEILCFSIKNETHLLLTKCQWISAYLKPSSPKDLNFQWHQEAITVTCSDLPYKRLLYEIQYKSMFDTEWQSKEGETCNVTTDGLDAEKCYFFRARVKTMESSYGPDTYPSDWSEVTHQQRGELRDSCQEKKLFPKFILISGTVALLTVFLLLLSLWKVWRVKKVLMPIVPDPKFTFPGLFESHQGNFQEWIKDTQNVAHLNKMEGAEQECVLEEVLVVHLVKNEAETPIMMTTPLCPQTEEEEASRDPSQFPCRPLQGGEVVSLGGFTFVMSDNSYIML; encoded by the exons atgCACCATTTTAAGGTGTATGATCCAGTGGATTTTAGTGCATTCCTGATGTCCAAGCACTACCTGTCCCTAAACATGTTCATCTTCgggctccagggtggctcagttgg GCACGAAGGCACAGACCTTCTGCTCACTCTATCGTGTCTCTCTGCAAGCATGGGGACAGTGTTTCTGCCCTGGGCATCTGCAGCACTCTTCCTGCTGGTCGTTGTGAGCATTTTGGGGGACTGGGCACTGG AAGGAGCATTGCAGCTTCAGATTATCAACTTTAATTTTGAAGTTGTGCAGGTTACATGGAATGCAAGCAAATTCTCTGGGACAAATTTGACTTTCCTCTACAA ATTAAGCAGTGATAAGACCAGTAGCCAATGCTCCAACTATATTCTTCAACAAAGTCATACTGCTGGATGCCTCCTGGAggcaaaaaaagatgaaattctgTGCTTTTCCATCAAGAATGAAACACATCTCCTTCTCACCAAGTGCCAATGGATCAGCGCTTACT TGAAACCCAGCTCCCCGAAAGACTTGAACTTCCAGTGGCATCAGGAAGCCATTACGGTGACCTGTTCTGATCTGCCCTACAAGCGTCTCCTCTATGAAATCCAGTACAAGAGTATGTTCGACACTGAGTGGCAA tccaAGGAGGGAGAAACCTGCAATGTTACAACAGATGGCTTGGATGCTGAGAAATGTTATTTCTTCCGGGCCAGAGTGAAAACAATGGAGTCCAGCTATGGCCCTGACACATACCCGAGTGACTGGTCAGAGGTGACACACCAGCAGAGGGGGGAGCTGAGAG atTCGTGCCAGGAGAAAAAGCTtttcccaaaatttattttaatttctggcaCGGTTGCCTTGCTGACCGTGttccttcttcttctgtcttTATGGAAAGTATGGAG AGTTAAGAAGGTCCTCATGCCCATTGTGCCTGATCCCAAATTCACCTTCCCTGGACTCTTTGAATCCCACCAGGGTAACTTCCAG GAGTGGATCAAGGACACCCAGAACGTGGCCCACTTGAATAAGATGGAGGGTGCTGAGCAGGAGTGTGTCCTGGAAGAGGTCCTAGTTGTCCACCTGGTCAAGAATGAGGCTGAGACGCCCATCATGATGACCACCCCATTGTGCCCAcagacagaggaggaagaggccTCCAGGGACCCCAGCCAGTTCCCTTGCCGGCCCCTGCAAGGTGGCGAGGTGGTCTCTCTTGGGGGCTTTACGTTTGTGATGAGTGACAACTCATACATCATGTTATGA